CGCTTTGATTCTGATGAGTCGAGACAAATTTTTCTTTTATCACTTGTTTTTAATTTCATTTAGACCCAATATCCTTCCTAAAATATCAACGCAATTTTAACACTCACTTAAAACAATATCTCTACCTTTGTCTTATGAGTACTTTGGTTTTAGACTGGGAATTAAATTACGATTTTAAACTTCTGGCTATCAGAACTTCTGTAGAATCGAGCAAGCTATGTTATTTTATTAACAAAGTGCTTGAACTACAACTGGGAAGAATGGATGAAGATTTAGATTTCTATTTCAAAAAAAGGAAAAAAGAAGCCTTATTTCCTTCTTTTTCTTATCGGCAAACCGATGATTTTCCTACTTGGTATTTAATTCAAAACATTATTGAAAATGAATTATATGTGGAATATGATCAAGAAAACGAACCGCTTTTTAAGGATCTAAAAGATGATGTAGAGTCAGATTATCTATACCTTGTACCTGAACTTGATGGAGTGGCTTTCTTTTTACTTATTTACCCTCCATTTACAGGAATAAGAACCCAAGAAATTATCAATACACTAGATGAACTTCCCTTTATTGATGCCGTTTTTGAAAAAAGCCCAAATCAACTAAAGGATATCGAAAACCTATTAATACACTAAAAAACTATGAAAAAAACAAAAATTGTTGCCACAATAGGTCCGGCTTCTATGGAACTGGATACTTTAAGACAGATGATTAAAAAAGGAGTAAATGTTGCTCGAATCAATTTTTCTCATAGTTCGCACCAACAAGCTCGTGAAATAGGAAAACGTGTTCGTCAACTTAACGAAGAATTGAACACCAACGTGGCAATTCTTGCAGACCTTCAAGGTCCTAAAATCCGTTTAGGACTTATGGAAGAAGGGACAACGGTAAAGAAAGGTGATCAGCTTATTATTCAAACCGAAGAAATTACGGGGAACAACGAAAGACTCTTTATTAGTTATAAAGATTTTGCAAAAGATGTAAAAGTAGGGGATCGAATTTTAATGGATGATGGAAAAATCATTATGGAAGCTATCGCCACTAATAACATTAACGAAGTAACCGCAGAAGTAATTCACGGTGGACCTGTGAAATCTAAAAAAGGAGTGAATCTACCCAACACCAAACTTTCTACTCCTAGCCTCACACAAAAAGATTTAAAAGATCTTTATGTAGCCATGCAAGAAGAGTTTGAATGGATTGGGCTTTCATTTGTTCGTAATTCAGCGGATATCATTTCGCTCCAAAGCATCATTAGAAGTAATGACTCTACGGCACGAGTGGTTGCAAAAATAGAGAAACCCGAAGCGATAGACGATCTAGAAGAAATCGTGAAAATAAGTGGTGCAGTGATGATTGCTCGTGGTGATTTAGGTGTAGAGGTTCCTATGGAGCAAGTTCCTGCATTGCAGAAAAAAATCATCAGAATGGGAATGCGTTATTCTACCCCCGTGATTGTGGCAACACAAATGATGGAATCTATGATTGAGAATGCATCGCCTACAAGAGCAGAAGTAAATGATGTAGCAACAGCCGTGTATGATGGAACAGATGCGGTAATGCTTTCTGGAGAAACCTCAGTAGGGCGTTATCCACTAAAAGTAGTGGAAGCTATGGTAAAAATCATTGAAGAAGTAGAGGCTTCTGGAGAAGTGACAAAACATGAATTCCCTCCTGTAGATCAAAATAAAAGGTATATCTCAAACTCTATTTGTTATCAAGCTTGTAAATTGGCAGATCAAGTAGAAGCAAAATCCTTGGTTTGTATGACGCATTCAGGTTTTAACGCTTTTAAAATTTCGAGCCATAGACCCGTTGCCGAAATTTGTGTTTTCACCCACAACAAAAGCATCCTTAACACATTAAGTTTACTCTGGGGAACTAAAGGGTATTTTTATGATCACACAAAAGATACCGACTCTACCGTAAAAGACGTACATCAAATACTTAAAGATGAGGAAGTCATTAAAAATGGCGATTATATCATTAATGTAGCGAGTATGCCTGCTTTAGAAAAAGGTATGACGAATATGCTTAAATTGAGCGTGGTAGATTAATCTACTCATTATCAGTTGCCAAAAATAGTTTTCTGGCAATAATTCAAAAAAATATGAATATCAACAGGCTTTCACTTGTGTGGTATTCATATTTTTGTATGATCAAAAACTTTATTTCTGATGTTTTTATACCTTAAAGCACTACATATCATATTTGTTGTAACTTGGTTTGCAGGATTGTTTTATATCGTTCGGCTATTTATTTACCACCACGAAGCACGAGAAAAGTCTGAAACGGAACGAAATATTCTTTTTCCCCAATATCAATTGATGGAAAAAAGACTGTGGACCATTATTACTTGGCCGTCCATGATCCTTACCCTCATTCTGGGAACCAGCCTCTTGATTCTCATTCCTGGATATCTTAGTCAAGGTTGGATGCATTTTAAATTATTGTTCTTGATATTACTTGTATTTTACCACCTCTACTGTCATCATATCTACAAAAAATTACAACAAAACGACCTACAATGGAGCAGTACTTGGTTGAGGATTTTTAATGAAGTTGCCACATTATTGCTTTTCGCTATCGTATTCTTAGTTGTGCTAAAGAATAGCCTCAGCTGGATTTATGGCGTGGTGGGGATTTTTGCCCTAAGCGGGTTGTTGATGTTGGGGATTAAATGGTATAAAAAAATTAGAGCAAAAAAATCATGATTATACATCAGAACACTTTGGTTTCAGAAGAACTATTTGAGGAGGAATTTGTTTGTAATCTCTCGGCTTGCAAAGGTGCTTGCTGTATTGAAGGAGATGGTGGTGCTCCACTTACAAAAGAAGAGGCTCAAAAAATTGGAGATCATTGGGAACCCATAAAATCCTACCTTTCTGCTGATTTTACCCAAAAGGTAGAGCAACAAGGTTTTTCTGTAAAAGGATGGGACGGCGGACTAGAAACCCCATTAAATGAAGGAAAAGAATGCCTTTATGTGAGTTACCAAGAAGACGGAAGCTTGCGTTGTGCTATAGAGCAAGCAGAAGCTGATGGAAAAATTAACTTTCCAAAACCAGAATCTTGTGCGCTTTACCCCATTCGAATCGTTCCGCTCCCTACTTTTGAATCACTCCGTTATCACCGTTGGGAAATTTGTTCGGATGCCTGTAGCCTTGGTAAAGAACTTCAAGTTCCCATCTATAAATTTCTTAAAAAACCCTTAATCCAAAAATATGGAACCGAATGGTATGAAGGATTGGAGCTGATTGCCGAAAATTATTTGGGAAGTAAAACCTGATTATTTAAATGAAAATAGTTTAAAAAATCCTGTCTCTCATCTCGGCTAAAAACATAAACAGGCACATTCATCGGAATCGTCTTTCTTATTTCTCTTTTCAATTCTTGAGAAAGAGAATCATAAGGCATCTTGAATTTTTCTAATGCAAGCACCCGCCTTCTTTGATAATAGATCGACCAAATATTCAGTTTTTGTCGAAGAAATTGTTCATAGGAAGTTTGATCATTTACAAACCAACACAAAACCGTTTTGTTATTAAAGGAATCATTTGTTTTCCTTAAATAT
This genomic interval from Flavobacteriales bacterium contains the following:
- the pyk gene encoding pyruvate kinase is translated as MKKTKIVATIGPASMELDTLRQMIKKGVNVARINFSHSSHQQAREIGKRVRQLNEELNTNVAILADLQGPKIRLGLMEEGTTVKKGDQLIIQTEEITGNNERLFISYKDFAKDVKVGDRILMDDGKIIMEAIATNNINEVTAEVIHGGPVKSKKGVNLPNTKLSTPSLTQKDLKDLYVAMQEEFEWIGLSFVRNSADIISLQSIIRSNDSTARVVAKIEKPEAIDDLEEIVKISGAVMIARGDLGVEVPMEQVPALQKKIIRMGMRYSTPVIVATQMMESMIENASPTRAEVNDVATAVYDGTDAVMLSGETSVGRYPLKVVEAMVKIIEEVEASGEVTKHEFPPVDQNKRYISNSICYQACKLADQVEAKSLVCMTHSGFNAFKISSHRPVAEICVFTHNKSILNTLSLLWGTKGYFYDHTKDTDSTVKDVHQILKDEEVIKNGDYIINVASMPALEKGMTNMLKLSVVD
- a CDS encoding IPExxxVDY family protein, which translates into the protein MSTLVLDWELNYDFKLLAIRTSVESSKLCYFINKVLELQLGRMDEDLDFYFKKRKKEALFPSFSYRQTDDFPTWYLIQNIIENELYVEYDQENEPLFKDLKDDVESDYLYLVPELDGVAFFLLIYPPFTGIRTQEIINTLDELPFIDAVFEKSPNQLKDIENLLIH
- a CDS encoding DUF3109 family protein, with product MIIHQNTLVSEELFEEEFVCNLSACKGACCIEGDGGAPLTKEEAQKIGDHWEPIKSYLSADFTQKVEQQGFSVKGWDGGLETPLNEGKECLYVSYQEDGSLRCAIEQAEADGKINFPKPESCALYPIRIVPLPTFESLRYHRWEICSDACSLGKELQVPIYKFLKKPLIQKYGTEWYEGLELIAENYLGSKT
- the hemJ gene encoding protoporphyrinogen oxidase HemJ, whose product is MMFLYLKALHIIFVVTWFAGLFYIVRLFIYHHEAREKSETERNILFPQYQLMEKRLWTIITWPSMILTLILGTSLLILIPGYLSQGWMHFKLLFLILLVFYHLYCHHIYKKLQQNDLQWSSTWLRIFNEVATLLLFAIVFLVVLKNSLSWIYGVVGIFALSGLLMLGIKWYKKIRAKKS